The region CGCGTCTGTTGTATCAGGAGGTTAGCGCCGGAAAAGTATTAAGCAGATTTCCCGTTTTAACTGAGCAAGGTTCGGTTTACATTCCCTGGAGAGCAGTTTTATACGTTGCACGCCTGCTTCCTGGGAGAGGATTATACCTGCATGGCCGGGGCGGTTGGGGACGGCTTTACGCCGTTGATCATGATGCCCTGCTCCAGGGCGGCCAAATGGATACTCCGCGACACGTGGCGGGCCACATCAGGCTTTTGTATAGCGCTCAGGCGCAATTTCGTTATACTGCCTCCCTTAAGTATAAACTTGATCACGTACTCTGTAATCTGCAGTTCCTGTATCTGCTGCCACTCCACCACTTTCTCAGCGCCCAGTAAGGTCAGGCGGTACACCATGCGGTCGGGCGTCATAGAGAAGAAGGCATCCTTAAAGTGAAGCATGTCGGTACCATAGGCTAGCGGAAGCAGGCCCAGGAGCACCATCGCGGCACTGGCCATCGCCCACCCCTCACGGAACGACTCAATCCACAGAAACTCGCGGAGCAGGGCATATGCTCCCCCCAAGACCAGGAACAAACCAATAAGAAGCACTGTCCTTTTAGTGGACCGCAGCTGCTTGCCCGGATACAGATTTACATACATATCGTTTGCCTTAGGTTATTTTAGTGGACTTGTACTCCTTTTATGCGTGTCGTATGCAGAACCTTTTCCTTTACCTGCTGCCGTATCCTGTTGTTCTGTATGTGTCCCAGGTTCACCTGATGCTCCTCTAGATTCCTTCATACGAATGGCACTTTATACTGGTTTATTTTAATATATCCAACTTTATACCAACCAAAACCCTGCTCTGCCTGCATACAGCGGGGGAGGCAGCGAGCGCCAGCTCCACTACGGGTGAGGTGCCGTCGGTAGTGCGAATTCCGGTCCAACCAAACGCTAAAGATAAAGTATGCGGGCACCAGCAGGCTTAGCAGCACCAGCACCGGGGAAAAGATCTGGGAAAAGAAAAGATACAGCAGCACGAACTGTAAGGCCATGGCCGCAAGCGCCGGCAGCAGGCGCCGCTCCGAGCTGGGTTGTATCGTATAGGCATCTTCAGAAAGGCTGATGCTGGTGTCCTGCATAGGGGCTACATCTTTTACAGTCTAAAAATATAAAAACCTCCTTATATATCAAACTCCCTGCGCCTGCTGCATGTCGGCACATTTTAGTAACTTAAAGCGCCATTTAGAATTTACCTCATGAAAATACGCTATACCTGGTTGCTTGCCCTGGGCACGCTGGCCTCTTGCCAATACCTGCCCCTGCAGCGCAGCACCACCAGCACTGTGCAGCCCTCCAACAACAAGTTCGGCGATGTAACCCTGCAGCAAATCTATACTTTGCAGGACGAGCGCAATGCCACGGGGCTGCTGCCCTACCTCAGCAACCCGAATACCTCTTACCGCCGCCACGCCGCGCTGGCCTTTGCCTCTGTGCAGGATACCACTGCCCTGGATGCCTTGCAAAGCATGCTGGAGGACTCGGTTGCGTCTGTACGGGAAGCCAGCGCCTATGCCCTGGGTCAGATCGGCCATAACCGCTCCGAGGCGGAGATCATCAACAGGATTAAGGAGGAGCAGAACCCAGAGGTGCAGGCACAACTGCTGCAGGCACTGGGAAAGGTAGGCTCAGCCCAGGCGGCTGATTTTCTGGCCGCTTACAAAGCCACTACCCCCCATGCCCTGGCCGGACAGGCGTGGGGCATGTACCGCCTGGGCCTGCGCCAGCAGCAGAACCAGCAGGTAGTGCAGAAGGCCATCGAGCTGTTATCTCCCAGCACCATTTATGAGGCACGGCTGGCTGCCGCGCACTTTTTGGCCCGCACCCCAAAACTGGACCTGACGCAGTACCGCCGACAGCTGCTGAACGCCGCCACATCAGACAAGGCACCGGAGGTACGCATGGCTACCGCGCAGGCACTGGCCAAGGTCAGGGCGCTGGATAAAGCCACGTTTCTGTCTACCATCGTGCAGAGCGACCCCGATTACCGGGTGCGCCTGAGTGCGGTGCGCTCTATGAGCGGACTGGAGTTCTCCGAGATCAGCAAGGCCATACTTGCCGCGCTGCAGGATCAGAACGTGAACACGGCCGTGGCCACCTCGGAGTTTCTGCTTGCCAACAGCGCCGGCGTGCCGGCCCAGGCGCTGCTCAACGTGCTGCCCAACCTGCTCGATGCCCGCGTGCGCAGCAATGTGATCTGGGTGATCCTGAAAAACAGCCAGGTGCAGAACCGCGTGTACCTGAACCCGCGCTACAAGCAGCAGTACCAGAATGCCCGCACCGCCTACGACAAGGCACATTTGCTCAAAGCCCTCTCCGGCGACATCAACAACCATGAGTTTATAGCCGAGCAGGTGTTTGTGGCCGAGGAGCCCGTGATTGCCACCACCGGCATGGAGGCCCTGATCCTGATGCGCCAGCAGCCTGACTTCCCCAAGCGACTGGAACCTGCCTTTGCCGATATCTTCAGGCATGCCGTAGCCTCCGGCGATGTGGCCCTGGTGGGCATGGCTGCCGCCGCCATCCGCGACCCGAAGCTTAACCTGCGCAGCCAGTACAGCAGCTATACTTTCCTGAACCAGGCACAGCAAAAGCTGCAGCTGCCCCGCGATATGGAAACCAACATTGAGCTACAGAAGACCATTGACTACCTGAGCGGCAAGCAGGAAAGCCAAACGCCGCAGAACCCCTTTACCCATCCCATAGACTGGGAGCTGGTGAAAACCATCCATACCAACCAGCAAGTGCTGCTACGCACCGAGAAAGGAAGTATAACCCTGCAGCTTTTTGTGGAGGATGCCCCCGGCTCGGTGGCCAACTTCGTGGAGCTCACGCAGCAGGACTTCTTCAACGGTTTATACTTCCACCGGGTGGTGCCAAACTTTGTGGCGCAGGGCGGCGATAAGCGTGGCGATGGCTGGGGCAGCTCCGACTACTCCATCCGCTCCGAGTTCACCCCGATGCATTATTACGAGGGCTACGTGGGCATGGCCTCTGCCGGCAAGGACACCGAGAGCAACCAATGGTTCATCACCCACTCCCCCGCCCCGCACCTGGATGGGCGCTACACCATCTTCGCCAAGGTAATTGACGGCATGGACGTGGTGCACCGCCTGGAGGTAGGTGATAAGATAGTGGATGTAGAGGTGCTGGGCCTGCAGCCAGCGGTAACGAGTGCGGCCGAATAAGTGTAGTTGTTTTTTTATACTTTAAACTGATGCAGGAAGTATGGGCTGAGGAACTGCCGGTGGCGCAGGTGCGGATAGCCCGCCCCACCGATAAACTGCTGGAGGTAGCGCGTTTCTACTGCCAGGGCCTTGGCCTTGGCCTGCGCCTACTCGGAGGGTTTGAAAGCCACAGCGGTTACGACGGCATTATGGTAGGGCTTCCGGGGTTTCCGTACCACCTGGAGTTTACGCAACATGAACACGGCAGCCCCTGCCCTGCCCCCACCAAGGATAACCTGCTGGTGCTCTATATCCCGGATCAGCAACGTATAAACCTGATTGTGGCGCGCCTGGAAAGTATAGGATACCCGGCAGTGGAGCCTGAAAATCCCTACTGGAAGGCCAAGGGTGCCATTACCATAGAAGACCCTGACGGCTGGCGCCTCGTGCTAATGCCTGCCCGGGGGATAGGATAAAAAGAAAGGCTGCCCGGTAAAGGCAGCCTTTCATACTTCTAGGCAGGGAGGCTTACGAGCAACGCTCATAAGCCATATCTTCCGGCGCAGTAATCTTGGACCAGTCATTGATCAGGGTGACAAGCTCCTGCTGCAGCGAGCGGCTTTTGTCCTTGGCGTACCAGCCGTGCAGTTTCTCGGCAAACTCGTTGAAAGGCAGGTTCTGCTCCTTCATCTCCTGGTACAGTCGCTGGGCTGGCTCAGGGCGCGGGCCCCAGGTTCCCAGCACCTCCATCGTATCGGTTTTCAGGGCAATGAGTTTCGGAATAGAGCGCCCCCCGTTGGTCAGGTAGGCGTCCATCACATCCAGGTTCTCATCGCGCAGCAACAGCTTCACCTCTACCAGCGGGGAGGCATCGGCAATTTTCACAATGGTAGGCAGGCTCTGTGCCGCATCGCCACACCAGGCTTCCGTCAGCACCACCCACGTCATAGGCGTCTGCACGCTCAGCATCACCTGCACCATCTCATTTCCCAACACGGTTTTCTCCACACGGCGCATACGGTGCATGTTCATGCGGGTATAGGCCACCATAGCCTCAGAATGATCGTTGCCAGTGGTTTTGTTCTCAGCCAGCAGCTTGTCGATCATCTCGCGGTACTGCGTATAGGTGATAGCCTTTTGAAGGTGCTCGGAAGTGATAACTGAATTTGCCATTGTCGTATCTTTCATAATTGTTTCTTTCTTGATCAGGATATTAACTTTACTATATATTACAATTATATTCTTGAAATAGTTCCGCCGCCCCTGCTGCCTACCCTTCAGGGGCCACCCGCTCAGGTTAATTTCTGCGTAATCGGTCAAGTTGTTTGCGGCATCTGCCAAGTATGGTTTTTATCGGCAGCAATACCTTTGCAGCGTACCTTTAACCCCGATAGATATGGCTACGGACATCTCCAGATTTTTAGTGCTAGGCGGCACAGGCAGCATTGGGTATGCCTTTACACAGGAGCTTTTGCAACACTGGCAGCAGGTAGTGCTACTGGTACGAAACAGGCAGAAGGCACAGAAGTTATTTGGTCCCTGGCCCACGCTACAATTAGTGGAAGGAGACGCGCAGGACGTTGAACTGCTGAAAAAGCTGGGAGCAGCGGCAACGCACATTTTCCATGGGGTAAATTACCCTTACGGAAAGTGGGAAGGCAATATGGAGCGCGTAACGCAAAACGTGGTTGAGGCAGCGGCCATAAACAAAGCTACGATTTTTTTCCCAGGAAACATATATAATTTTGGATTAACCCGCACCATCACCGAGGAAACACCCCAAAAACCAAGCACTAAAAAGGGAGCCATACGGGTAAAGCTGGAGCAATTGCTGCGGCAGGCGGCAGCCCAAGGCAAGTGCCGTGTTGTTACGTTGCGCCTACCCGACTTCTGGGGCCCAAACGTGTTAAACGAAGGGATAGCGCCTATTTTTAGAGGAGCACTGAAGGGCAAGCCCATGCCCTGGCTCTACCGAAACGACATACCACACCAACTGGTCTACACTCCCGATGCCGCCCACGCCTTCTACGAGCTGGCAAAGCTGCCTCTGCAGGACGCCTACACCGAATATAACTATGCCGGGGAGGTGGTAGCAAGTATAAAGGAGTGGCAGGCACAGATAGCCCAGGCAGCGGGCACCGAAGCCTGGTATAAAGTATACCCGGGCTGGCTTTTCAGGCTGATGGGGCTTTTCTCCACAAACATGCGTGAGATCAGTGAAATGGGTTATCTCTGGCAAAACACCATCCTGCTAAACGACGACAAGCTGCGCCGTACGTTGCCCCATTTAAAGCGCACCCCAATGAAGCAGGCCATCGCCGAAACGCTGGCGTGGCACAGGGGAGTTTGAGAGTTTAGGAGTTAGAGAGTTGAAGAGTTAGAAAGTTGTAGAGGGCTACTGCTTTGCGTCTTTATACTTTCTGCCGCAAGTTTAGCCTAGCGTAGCTCGTGGCTACCTATGGCAGCAGTTTGAAACTGCTTTGCTTTGAGAAAGCAAAAGCTGCCAAGGCATTGGCTGTAGGCTATACTTTAGAGACTGCCGGTGTATAGATTGTTGGTGATAACACCAACAATGGCAGAAATGGCGGAACGGCGAAAACACCAGTAACGGTGGAAAAGCTTCGCCTTGGAAAAGCACGGACAGCAATGGCCTTTATACTTTAGGGGCCGCCAAAGTATAAAATTGGTGCAGGGCACAAGCGGAAGCTTGCGCCAGAAGTGTGCCCTGCCACTTTCTAACTCTTTAACTCTTTAACTCTCTAACTCTCTAACTCCTAAACTCCCCAACTCCTAATGTTTGCTTTTCTCGCCGGCAGTTACGCTGATGGGCAGGAAATTCTGCCTTGGCGGCAGGGGGCAGGTGGCGTAACCGGTAAACGCGCAGGGCGGTGTATAGGCTTTGTTAAAGTCGATGTAGGTTTTGCCACTGGCATCCGGCTTGGGCATGTAAAGGTAGCGGCCGGAGCCATAGGTATCGGTGCCGTTGGTTTTATCGGCGAAGATGATGAACAGCTCATCGCCCTCCTCCAGGGCATCCAGGCTATACTGCTGGCCCTCCACGGTAAACACCACCGCCCCCGGCGACGGCTCCTGCGAAGTTTGCCCCAGCACGTTCGTGATCGGGATCTGCTTTGGCAGCGGGTTCTGCTCCAGCCTTGCCTCCAGCCTCCACTCCGGCTGCACCGGGTAGCGCTCTAAGCCAGCGAAGCTCTTCCGCGCCTCGCTCTCGGCATCCCACAGCCTCACTGCGAACTTGTCGCCGCGCTTGATCACCACCCACTTCAGCGATCCGTAGCGCATTTCTGCCGGTTGCTCCATCTCGGCAGTATACACTACCGCCTCCTGCTGCACCGGCTCGCCGTTCAGCGTAATAGCAACGCCTTGGTTTACCTGCAGCTTCACCACATCGCCCTCCAGTATGAACTGGCCTGCCTGCTGGGCTATCGTCCCCTCCGGAAACACTATCTTGCCACCCTTGGCACTGCCAAAGCTGCTGCTGCCCGGCTCCAGCCAGTATAGCCCCGCCAGCGCTAACCAGCCGTCTTCCTTCTGCAGGTTCTCCACCCGCGTGGCGTGCCACTGGTCTATACTTGCCACGTAGCTGGAATCGGCTTCCGTAGCGGACTCCATACGTTGTGCTTCTATATCTGTTTGGGTTTGGGAGCAAGAGGAAAGTATAAAGCCGGCCAATGCGGCGGTAATAAGTAACTTTTTCATGGTGTTGGTAAAGTGGTTGTATCGGATGCAGGGGGCAAAGGTATGAACTTATACTGGGATTTATTCTGCCATTAGCCTGGCCCCTGCTGGGTAGGGAATTTGTTCTGCACGCTTATTCCCCTCCTGGGAGGGGTTAACCGGCACTAGAAAAGCTATTACTACGCTACAGCCATTCGCTGCCGGTAAGTGGCCGGGGGCACGCCGGTCCATTTCTTGAAAGAGCGGGAGAAAACACTTGGCTCCGAGAAACCCAGCAGGTAGGCGATGTCGGTGATGGTGCTCTGGTTGTCCTGCAGGTGCTTTAGGGCGATTTGCTTGCGCACCTCGTCCAGCAGGGTTTGGTAGGTGGTGCCTTCTTCTTTCAGCTTGCCCTGCAGGCTGCGCACGCTCATAGCCAGGCTGCGGGCCACGGTGTTTATACCTGGCTCCTCCCCCTTCAGCAGATGGACGATCTCACGCTGCACCCGCTCCCGTATTGTTTTGGGCTCGTGCAGCTTCTGCAGGTACTCCTCGGCATACTTCTCGAAGAACCGGTTCAGCTCAGGGTTGGCTGTTACCACCGGCAGCTGCAGGCAATCTGCCTCCAAGACAAGCCCGCTATACTTGGCAGAGAACACCAGCTCGGTCCCTGCAAAAATTCGCTCGTGCTCCTGTGTACTCTCCGGCTTTGGATAGGCAAACAGCACCTGTTTATACTTCAGTTCCTGCCCTACCAGCGCCGAGAAAGCGTTTTTATAAATCACCAGCTCCGAGTCCAGGGCGTTGCGCGGATGCTGCAGCGCGGGGCTTGCTGCCTGCAGTTTTACGAGCGCCTGCCTTCCCTGCACCTCCAGGCTTGTACGGATAGCGCCGCAGATAATATCCTGGTACTTGCACAGCTTCAGCAGCGATTCGTGCAGCGTGGCCGCGTTCATCATCACGTAGGCAATGGTGCCCATCGCGGTGGGGTTTATACTTTCGGCCACGTGCAGGGCCAGGTCCGGGTCCTGGGTGGCGGCGATGGCCGCGTTCCACAGCTCCTGCACCGTCTCCACCGGAATGCGGGCGTTCACATCCTGCACCAGCCGCTGGTCCAGCCCCGCCTGCCGGCAAATACCATCCACGTCCTGTCCCTGCTGGCGCAGCACGTGCAACAGCAACCCTACCGAAGGTGCTGCGAGCGAGTGGTCTTCCTGGTTCATAGGTACAAGTATAACGAAGGTAAAAATAATCATTCTCCTCCTCAGATACAGCTATATTTAAGGCAAAGTATAATTTGTTATATTTAGATGATGGAAATTTTTGATAAGCTGGACTCCTTCACCGGAAAAGCAGTCACCCAGGCCTTGGCCCTGCACGAGTTGGAGTTTGGCTGGCTGCAGCAGGTGGCCTTTCAAATAGAGGGAGTGTGGCTGGTGGTAGGGGTAAATGAGGAAACGGACGAGGTCATGCTTTCGATACTTCCGGAGCCGGACTTCAGGGCACTGGAGCAGCAGTTCAGTTTTACACAGATCTCGAACCAGCAGAAGCAGATCGCCTGGACCTGGCGCATGACCAACCAACATGGCTACGAAGACGGCTTCCAATTGGCGTTTGACGATGTGGAGGGAACACATGTGCAGTTGCTAGCGGAGGCATCGCAGTTAAGGCTTACCATTTTCCGGAAATACTGAAAACTATACTTCAAAACGATTACGGGCAGCTTCTCCCCTTCCTGCTGTTTTCCCGTGTAGTACGGCCACTGTTCTGCATCTTTATAAGCTGATAAATAAGAAAACTCCCACTCCAGCACTGCTTCCGCTGGTGCAAGCCTGTAGCCTTATCCTGTTCCATATCTTTTTCTGATTCGGCTTTTTAGGGTTAAACTATCCTCTTGAGGACAAATGAGAGCGTGAGTTCGAAACTTGCGACCGTAGGTTATAGGGGTGTTTACACCTGCAGATTCACCCGTTTTGGCGCACGCAAGCAGCCCG is a window of Pontibacter kalidii DNA encoding:
- a CDS encoding peptidylprolyl isomerase; translation: MKIRYTWLLALGTLASCQYLPLQRSTTSTVQPSNNKFGDVTLQQIYTLQDERNATGLLPYLSNPNTSYRRHAALAFASVQDTTALDALQSMLEDSVASVREASAYALGQIGHNRSEAEIINRIKEEQNPEVQAQLLQALGKVGSAQAADFLAAYKATTPHALAGQAWGMYRLGLRQQQNQQVVQKAIELLSPSTIYEARLAAAHFLARTPKLDLTQYRRQLLNAATSDKAPEVRMATAQALAKVRALDKATFLSTIVQSDPDYRVRLSAVRSMSGLEFSEISKAILAALQDQNVNTAVATSEFLLANSAGVPAQALLNVLPNLLDARVRSNVIWVILKNSQVQNRVYLNPRYKQQYQNARTAYDKAHLLKALSGDINNHEFIAEQVFVAEEPVIATTGMEALILMRQQPDFPKRLEPAFADIFRHAVASGDVALVGMAAAAIRDPKLNLRSQYSSYTFLNQAQQKLQLPRDMETNIELQKTIDYLSGKQESQTPQNPFTHPIDWELVKTIHTNQQVLLRTEKGSITLQLFVEDAPGSVANFVELTQQDFFNGLYFHRVVPNFVAQGGDKRGDGWGSSDYSIRSEFTPMHYYEGYVGMASAGKDTESNQWFITHSPAPHLDGRYTIFAKVIDGMDVVHRLEVGDKIVDVEVLGLQPAVTSAAE
- a CDS encoding AraC family transcriptional regulator yields the protein MNQEDHSLAAPSVGLLLHVLRQQGQDVDGICRQAGLDQRLVQDVNARIPVETVQELWNAAIAATQDPDLALHVAESINPTAMGTIAYVMMNAATLHESLLKLCKYQDIICGAIRTSLEVQGRQALVKLQAASPALQHPRNALDSELVIYKNAFSALVGQELKYKQVLFAYPKPESTQEHERIFAGTELVFSAKYSGLVLEADCLQLPVVTANPELNRFFEKYAEEYLQKLHEPKTIRERVQREIVHLLKGEEPGINTVARSLAMSVRSLQGKLKEEGTTYQTLLDEVRKQIALKHLQDNQSTITDIAYLLGFSEPSVFSRSFKKWTGVPPATYRQRMAVA
- a CDS encoding thioredoxin family protein, with protein sequence MKDTTMANSVITSEHLQKAITYTQYREMIDKLLAENKTTGNDHSEAMVAYTRMNMHRMRRVEKTVLGNEMVQVMLSVQTPMTWVVLTEAWCGDAAQSLPTIVKIADASPLVEVKLLLRDENLDVMDAYLTNGGRSIPKLIALKTDTMEVLGTWGPRPEPAQRLYQEMKEQNLPFNEFAEKLHGWYAKDKSRSLQQELVTLINDWSKITAPEDMAYERCS
- a CDS encoding NAD-dependent epimerase/dehydratase family protein, with protein sequence MATDISRFLVLGGTGSIGYAFTQELLQHWQQVVLLVRNRQKAQKLFGPWPTLQLVEGDAQDVELLKKLGAAATHIFHGVNYPYGKWEGNMERVTQNVVEAAAINKATIFFPGNIYNFGLTRTITEETPQKPSTKKGAIRVKLEQLLRQAAAQGKCRVVTLRLPDFWGPNVLNEGIAPIFRGALKGKPMPWLYRNDIPHQLVYTPDAAHAFYELAKLPLQDAYTEYNYAGEVVASIKEWQAQIAQAAGTEAWYKVYPGWLFRLMGLFSTNMREISEMGYLWQNTILLNDDKLRRTLPHLKRTPMKQAIAETLAWHRGV
- a CDS encoding VOC family protein; translation: MQEVWAEELPVAQVRIARPTDKLLEVARFYCQGLGLGLRLLGGFESHSGYDGIMVGLPGFPYHLEFTQHEHGSPCPAPTKDNLLVLYIPDQQRINLIVARLESIGYPAVEPENPYWKAKGAITIEDPDGWRLVLMPARGIG
- a CDS encoding DUF1684 domain-containing protein; its protein translation is MKKLLITAALAGFILSSCSQTQTDIEAQRMESATEADSSYVASIDQWHATRVENLQKEDGWLALAGLYWLEPGSSSFGSAKGGKIVFPEGTIAQQAGQFILEGDVVKLQVNQGVAITLNGEPVQQEAVVYTAEMEQPAEMRYGSLKWVVIKRGDKFAVRLWDAESEARKSFAGLERYPVQPEWRLEARLEQNPLPKQIPITNVLGQTSQEPSPGAVVFTVEGQQYSLDALEEGDELFIIFADKTNGTDTYGSGRYLYMPKPDASGKTYIDFNKAYTPPCAFTGYATCPLPPRQNFLPISVTAGEKSKH
- a CDS encoding DUF6334 family protein; the protein is MMEIFDKLDSFTGKAVTQALALHELEFGWLQQVAFQIEGVWLVVGVNEETDEVMLSILPEPDFRALEQQFSFTQISNQQKQIAWTWRMTNQHGYEDGFQLAFDDVEGTHVQLLAEASQLRLTIFRKY